In Actinomycetota bacterium, one genomic interval encodes:
- a CDS encoding YtxH domain-containing protein, with the protein MYDYRRGGGFLGAFVLGGLLGAVLGVLYAPRPGKESREMLADATEKYLAEGRDLCETGKAKFTEVYETGREVAVEKTDELRVKIEHARDRLKEQVDSVSEVAREKAVEVVPVIKEATHKAAEAVKTGTDIVEKKAQETLDSVAERAADDLGKPRPSAGAGGLPPL; encoded by the coding sequence ATGTACGATTACAGGCGTGGTGGAGGTTTCTTGGGAGCGTTCGTGCTGGGGGGTCTCCTCGGCGCAGTGCTTGGTGTCCTTTATGCTCCAAGGCCGGGCAAGGAAAGCCGTGAGATGCTGGCTGATGCCACCGAGAAGTATCTTGCCGAAGGCAGGGACCTATGTGAGACCGGCAAGGCAAAGTTCACAGAGGTCTACGAGACGGGACGCGAAGTCGCTGTCGAGAAGACCGATGAGCTCAGGGTCAAGATCGAGCATGCTCGCGATCGCTTGAAAGAGCAGGTCGACAGTGTGTCCGAGGTTGCTCGTGAGAAGGCTGTCGAGGTAGTTCCTGTAATCAAGGAGGCTACCCACAAGGCCGCTGAGGCCGTGAAAACCGGTACCGACATCGTTGAGAAGAAAGCCCAGGAGACTCTCGACAGCGTCGCCGAGAGGGCCGCTGATGATCTGGGTAAGCCGAGGCCCTCGGCAGGAGCGGGCGGTCTTCCGCCGCTGTAG
- a CDS encoding GNAT family N-acetyltransferase yields MRRRLRPLEDQSLEALPGACQGCMFWESAQPLEVRCGAACDLDGARRWHRWVASEWGPCGLVAMEGEHILGFIKYAPPEYLRQVGNLHGALDERRSVLIACMHIQDEARHRGLGTLLLRAALKDLVSRGEKTVYAYATTQEADISAQPMIGLDFLQRNGFTIVVPHPQYPLLRLELKTLVSLTENLESMLQALRIPLRRNMRMPSPSIESRGDGR; encoded by the coding sequence TTGCGTCGACGACTGAGACCGCTGGAAGACCAGAGCCTGGAAGCCCTGCCGGGGGCCTGTCAGGGCTGCATGTTCTGGGAGTCCGCCCAGCCGCTCGAAGTTCGCTGCGGCGCTGCGTGTGACCTGGATGGCGCTCGTCGCTGGCACCGCTGGGTCGCCAGCGAGTGGGGTCCGTGTGGGCTGGTGGCGATGGAGGGAGAGCACATCCTCGGCTTTATCAAGTATGCGCCTCCGGAGTACTTGCGTCAGGTGGGGAACTTGCACGGCGCCCTGGACGAACGTCGTAGCGTGCTGATCGCCTGCATGCACATACAGGACGAGGCTAGGCACCGCGGCCTGGGTACGCTGCTGTTGCGCGCGGCACTCAAGGATCTGGTATCCCGCGGCGAGAAGACGGTGTACGCTTACGCGACCACGCAGGAGGCGGATATCTCCGCACAGCCTATGATCGGCCTCGATTTCCTGCAAAGGAACGGCTTCACCATCGTGGTGCCGCATCCACAATATCCGCTGCTCAGATTGGAGCTCAAGACGTTGGTATCGCTGACCGAGAACCTCGAGAGCATGCTGCAGGCGCTGCGCATCCCGCTTAGGCGCAACATGCGCATGCCGTCGCCGTCCATCGAGTCGAGGGGAGACGGCAGATGA